A section of the Salvelinus alpinus chromosome 36, SLU_Salpinus.1, whole genome shotgun sequence genome encodes:
- the LOC139564963 gene encoding putative E3 ubiquitin-protein ligase UNKL isoform X1 yields the protein MPSVSKTAANASPQTEKPTHYTYLKEFRTEQCPLFLQHKCTQHRPFTCFHWHFLNQRRRRPIRRRDGTFNYSPDVYCTKYDETTGICPDGEDCPYLHRTTGDTERKYHLRYYKTGTCIHETDARGHCVKNGLHCAFAHGPHDLRPPVYDISSSLTDLLHVHREIQAQEALQNGQLGSGEGIPDLQPGVLASQAMIEKTLTEDPRWQDTNFVLANYKTEQCTKPPRLCRQGYACPHYHNSRDRRRNPRKFKYRSTPCPNVKHGDEWGEPSKCDSGDSCQYCHSRTEQQFHPEIYKSTKCNDMRQTGYCPRGPFCAFAHVERIPSTEETMNSLLTAMQSGSQAKLGSQQYSECPVSEWGSSAHSISSINNGQVGNVSYSNSPTVTPCSGSNSSLSPIGPIGRSKCLTNGSLCSESTTSSVSSLTSNYPKAPGFEREDQIKNYKGHSDQKMMDQDKQTHNSVFSGMNPLASSITSSIESSLASSIGSDSSSPTTLSTMNAKATPFYPGSNTVESVIGSALDLNFCDINVASLDKEFEEQENNSLGLSQRMLGGSAPVNIPGSLARSSSLNSNSSLSASPLSSLSQSLSQCLLSGMAPQQTQPQGLLTKPEHGLLGTPTSSQNSLGLNGGASSIWDFVSGNFSPSPSPVFSSLGSTTVSSSADLNRLFRELDEAKRKIKQWEDAWHQVKQACEAWQKDSHDAKEQAKSAEAERQLAEQAREDTERKLKELQGDFDVLCRSPSTPLLRSYGDLDQLPLPKLHSIQSQLRTDLDLIDGVIYQLQSKKCIVCQTHDRCIVLQPCQHYVLCKNCAPSKSECPYCKTKILKW from the exons ATGCCGTCGGTTTCGAAAACGGCGGCGAACGCTTCTCCTCAAACGGAGAAACCAACCCACTATAC ATATTTGAAGGAGTTTAGGACCGAACAGTGCCCTCTCTTCTTGCAGCACAAGTGCACACAACATAGACCCTTTACATGTTTTCATTGGCATTTCCTCAACCAGAGGCGAAGACGACCGATTAGAAGAAGAGATGGAACTTTTAACTACAGCCCTGACGTTTATTGCACAAAATATGACGAGACTACGGGCATTTGCCCAGATGGAGAGGA CTGTCCTTACTTGCACCGGACCACTGGTGACACAGAGCGGAAGTACCATCTTCGCTATTACAAGACTGGTACCTGTATCCATGAAACTGATGCCCGCGGGCACTGCGTGAAGAACGGCCTACACTGCGCCTTTGCCCATGGCCCTCATGATCTCCGCCCCCCTGTCTACGATATCAG tAGCTCTCTCACTGATCTTCTTCATGTGCACAGAGAGATCCAGGCACAGGAAGCCCTCCAGAATGGCCAGTTGGGATCTGGAGAGGGTATCCCTGATCTACAGCCTGGAGTACTGGCCAGCCAAGCCATGATAGAGAAGACTCTTACAGAGGACCCCCGGTGGCAGG ACACCAATTTTGTTTTAGCGAACTACAAAACAGAGCAGTGCACCAAGCCTCCACGACTATGCAGACAGGGCTATGCCTGCCCTCACTACCACAATAGTAGAGACAGAAGACGAAATCCACGCAAGTTCAAATACAG GTCAACTCCGTGTCCTAATGTGAAACATGGGGATGAGTGGGGAGAGCCATCGAAGTGTGACAGCGGAGACAGCTGTCAATACTGTCACTCACGCACTGAACAGCAGTTCCACCCAGAG ATCTACAAATCCACCAAATGCAATGACATGAGGCAAACTGGTTATTGTCCTAGAGGGCCCTTCTGTGCGTTTGCGCATGTAGAAA GAATTCCATCCACGGAAGAGACCATGAACTCGTTGCTAACAGCGATGCAGTCTGGCTCCCAGGCCAAGCTGGGGTCTCAGCAGTATTCAGAGTGTCCGGTCAGCGAGTGGGGCAGCAGTGCACACTCCATCAGCAGCATCAACAACGGCCAAGTGGGGAAT GTTTCATATTCTAATAGTCCGACTGTAACGCCATGCTCAGGAAGCAACAGTTCATTGTCCCCAATCGGACCCATCGGCAGGTCCAAATGCTTAACTAATGGTAGCTTATGTTCAGAGTCCACCACGTCAAGTGTGTCATCTCTGACGTCTAACTATCCCAAAGCGCCCGGCTTTGAACGCGAGGATCAG ATAAAGAACTATAAGGGACATAGTGATCAAAAGATGATGGACCAAGACAAGCAG ACACACAATAGTGTATTCTCTGGGATGAACCCTCTGGCATCCAGCATAACGTCCAGTATAGAATCTAGCCTGGCCTCCAGTATTGGATCGGATAGTTCCTCACCCACCACCTTATCAACAATGAATGCAAAAGCAACCCCATTCTATCCTGGGAGCAATACTGTGGAGTCAGTTATAG GTTCTGCTCTTGACCTGAATTTTTGTGACATCAATGTTGCCTCTCTTGATAAAGAGTTTGAGGAGCAAGAAAACAACAGTCTTGGTTTAA GTCAAAGGATGCTGGGAGGATCCGCTCCGGTCAACATTCCTGGCTCCCTTGCACGGTCTTCTTCGTTGAATTCCAACTCctcgctctctgcctcccctctgagctccctctcccagtccctgtcccaGTGCCTGTTGTCAGGAATGGCTCCACAGCAAACTCAGCCTCAGGGCCTGCTAACCAAACCTGAGCATGGCCTTCTGGGAACACCTACCTCCTCTCAGAACTCTCTGG GTTTGAATGGGGGAGCTAGCAGCATATGGGACTTTGTGAGTGGCaacttctcccccagcccatcACCAGTGTTCAGCAGCCTGGGATCCACCACTGTGAGCAGCAGCGCTGACCTGAACCGGCTCTTCAGGGAGCTGGATGAGGCAAAGAGGAAGATCAAGCAATGGGAAGACGCCTGGCACCAGGTCAAGCAG GCATGTGAGGCCTGGCAGAAAGACTCCCATGATGCAAAAGAACAAGCAAAGTCGGCCGAGGCGGAGCGGCAGCTGGCAGAGCAGGCGCGAGAGGACACGGAGCGCAAGCTGAAGGAGCTCCAGGGGGACTTTGACGTGCTGTGTCGCTCCCCTAGCACACCCCTGCTTAGAAGCTATGGGGACCTGGACCAGCTCCCTCTACCAAAGCTCCACTCCATCCAGAGCCAGCTGCGCACTGACCTAGACCTTATAGACGGG GTAATATATCAGCTTCAGTCAAAGAAATGTATAGTTTGCCAAACGCATGATCGTTGCATAGTCCTGCAGCCTTGCCAACATTATGTACTTTGTAAGAACTGTGCACCTAGTAAATCAGAATGTCCATACTGTAAGACAAAAATATTGAAGTGGTGA
- the LOC139564963 gene encoding putative E3 ubiquitin-protein ligase UNKL isoform X4, which produces MPSVSKTAANASPQTEKPTHYTYLKEFRTEQCPLFLQHKCTQHRPFTCFHWHFLNQRRRRPIRRRDGTFNYSPDVYCTKYDETTGICPDGEDCPYLHRTTGDTERKYHLRYYKTGTCIHETDARGHCVKNGLHCAFAHGPHDLRPPVYDISSSLTDLLHVHREIQAQEALQNGQLGSGEGIPDLQPGVLASQAMIEKTLTEDPRWQDTNFVLANYKTEQCTKPPRLCRQGYACPHYHNSRDRRRNPRKFKYRSTPCPNVKHGDEWGEPSKCDSGDSCQYCHSRTEQQFHPEIYKSTKCNDMRQTGYCPRGPFCAFAHVERIPSTEETMNSLLTAMQSGSQAKLGSQQYSECPVSEWGSSAHSISSINNGQVGNIKNYKGHSDQKMMDQDKQTHNSVFSGMNPLASSITSSIESSLASSIGSDSSSPTTLSTMNAKATPFYPGSNTVESVIGSALDLNFCDINVASLDKEFEEQENNSLGLSQRMLGGSAPVNIPGSLARSSSLNSNSSLSASPLSSLSQSLSQCLLSGMAPQQTQPQGLLTKPEHGLLGTPTSSQNSLGLNGGASSIWDFVSGNFSPSPSPVFSSLGSTTVSSSADLNRLFRELDEAKRKIKQWEDAWHQVKQACEAWQKDSHDAKEQAKSAEAERQLAEQAREDTERKLKELQGDFDVLCRSPSTPLLRSYGDLDQLPLPKLHSIQSQLRTDLDLIDGVIYQLQSKKCIVCQTHDRCIVLQPCQHYVLCKNCAPSKSECPYCKTKILKW; this is translated from the exons ATGCCGTCGGTTTCGAAAACGGCGGCGAACGCTTCTCCTCAAACGGAGAAACCAACCCACTATAC ATATTTGAAGGAGTTTAGGACCGAACAGTGCCCTCTCTTCTTGCAGCACAAGTGCACACAACATAGACCCTTTACATGTTTTCATTGGCATTTCCTCAACCAGAGGCGAAGACGACCGATTAGAAGAAGAGATGGAACTTTTAACTACAGCCCTGACGTTTATTGCACAAAATATGACGAGACTACGGGCATTTGCCCAGATGGAGAGGA CTGTCCTTACTTGCACCGGACCACTGGTGACACAGAGCGGAAGTACCATCTTCGCTATTACAAGACTGGTACCTGTATCCATGAAACTGATGCCCGCGGGCACTGCGTGAAGAACGGCCTACACTGCGCCTTTGCCCATGGCCCTCATGATCTCCGCCCCCCTGTCTACGATATCAG tAGCTCTCTCACTGATCTTCTTCATGTGCACAGAGAGATCCAGGCACAGGAAGCCCTCCAGAATGGCCAGTTGGGATCTGGAGAGGGTATCCCTGATCTACAGCCTGGAGTACTGGCCAGCCAAGCCATGATAGAGAAGACTCTTACAGAGGACCCCCGGTGGCAGG ACACCAATTTTGTTTTAGCGAACTACAAAACAGAGCAGTGCACCAAGCCTCCACGACTATGCAGACAGGGCTATGCCTGCCCTCACTACCACAATAGTAGAGACAGAAGACGAAATCCACGCAAGTTCAAATACAG GTCAACTCCGTGTCCTAATGTGAAACATGGGGATGAGTGGGGAGAGCCATCGAAGTGTGACAGCGGAGACAGCTGTCAATACTGTCACTCACGCACTGAACAGCAGTTCCACCCAGAG ATCTACAAATCCACCAAATGCAATGACATGAGGCAAACTGGTTATTGTCCTAGAGGGCCCTTCTGTGCGTTTGCGCATGTAGAAA GAATTCCATCCACGGAAGAGACCATGAACTCGTTGCTAACAGCGATGCAGTCTGGCTCCCAGGCCAAGCTGGGGTCTCAGCAGTATTCAGAGTGTCCGGTCAGCGAGTGGGGCAGCAGTGCACACTCCATCAGCAGCATCAACAACGGCCAAGTGGGGAAT ATAAAGAACTATAAGGGACATAGTGATCAAAAGATGATGGACCAAGACAAGCAG ACACACAATAGTGTATTCTCTGGGATGAACCCTCTGGCATCCAGCATAACGTCCAGTATAGAATCTAGCCTGGCCTCCAGTATTGGATCGGATAGTTCCTCACCCACCACCTTATCAACAATGAATGCAAAAGCAACCCCATTCTATCCTGGGAGCAATACTGTGGAGTCAGTTATAG GTTCTGCTCTTGACCTGAATTTTTGTGACATCAATGTTGCCTCTCTTGATAAAGAGTTTGAGGAGCAAGAAAACAACAGTCTTGGTTTAA GTCAAAGGATGCTGGGAGGATCCGCTCCGGTCAACATTCCTGGCTCCCTTGCACGGTCTTCTTCGTTGAATTCCAACTCctcgctctctgcctcccctctgagctccctctcccagtccctgtcccaGTGCCTGTTGTCAGGAATGGCTCCACAGCAAACTCAGCCTCAGGGCCTGCTAACCAAACCTGAGCATGGCCTTCTGGGAACACCTACCTCCTCTCAGAACTCTCTGG GTTTGAATGGGGGAGCTAGCAGCATATGGGACTTTGTGAGTGGCaacttctcccccagcccatcACCAGTGTTCAGCAGCCTGGGATCCACCACTGTGAGCAGCAGCGCTGACCTGAACCGGCTCTTCAGGGAGCTGGATGAGGCAAAGAGGAAGATCAAGCAATGGGAAGACGCCTGGCACCAGGTCAAGCAG GCATGTGAGGCCTGGCAGAAAGACTCCCATGATGCAAAAGAACAAGCAAAGTCGGCCGAGGCGGAGCGGCAGCTGGCAGAGCAGGCGCGAGAGGACACGGAGCGCAAGCTGAAGGAGCTCCAGGGGGACTTTGACGTGCTGTGTCGCTCCCCTAGCACACCCCTGCTTAGAAGCTATGGGGACCTGGACCAGCTCCCTCTACCAAAGCTCCACTCCATCCAGAGCCAGCTGCGCACTGACCTAGACCTTATAGACGGG GTAATATATCAGCTTCAGTCAAAGAAATGTATAGTTTGCCAAACGCATGATCGTTGCATAGTCCTGCAGCCTTGCCAACATTATGTACTTTGTAAGAACTGTGCACCTAGTAAATCAGAATGTCCATACTGTAAGACAAAAATATTGAAGTGGTGA
- the LOC139564963 gene encoding putative E3 ubiquitin-protein ligase UNKL isoform X2 yields the protein MPSVSKTAANASPQTEKPTHYTYLKEFRTEQCPLFLQHKCTQHRPFTCFHWHFLNQRRRRPIRRRDGTFNYSPDVYCTKYDETTGICPDGEDCPYLHRTTGDTERKYHLRYYKTGTCIHETDARGHCVKNGLHCAFAHGPHDLRPPVYDISSLTDLLHVHREIQAQEALQNGQLGSGEGIPDLQPGVLASQAMIEKTLTEDPRWQDTNFVLANYKTEQCTKPPRLCRQGYACPHYHNSRDRRRNPRKFKYRSTPCPNVKHGDEWGEPSKCDSGDSCQYCHSRTEQQFHPEIYKSTKCNDMRQTGYCPRGPFCAFAHVERIPSTEETMNSLLTAMQSGSQAKLGSQQYSECPVSEWGSSAHSISSINNGQVGNVSYSNSPTVTPCSGSNSSLSPIGPIGRSKCLTNGSLCSESTTSSVSSLTSNYPKAPGFEREDQIKNYKGHSDQKMMDQDKQTHNSVFSGMNPLASSITSSIESSLASSIGSDSSSPTTLSTMNAKATPFYPGSNTVESVIGSALDLNFCDINVASLDKEFEEQENNSLGLSQRMLGGSAPVNIPGSLARSSSLNSNSSLSASPLSSLSQSLSQCLLSGMAPQQTQPQGLLTKPEHGLLGTPTSSQNSLGLNGGASSIWDFVSGNFSPSPSPVFSSLGSTTVSSSADLNRLFRELDEAKRKIKQWEDAWHQVKQACEAWQKDSHDAKEQAKSAEAERQLAEQAREDTERKLKELQGDFDVLCRSPSTPLLRSYGDLDQLPLPKLHSIQSQLRTDLDLIDGVIYQLQSKKCIVCQTHDRCIVLQPCQHYVLCKNCAPSKSECPYCKTKILKW from the exons ATGCCGTCGGTTTCGAAAACGGCGGCGAACGCTTCTCCTCAAACGGAGAAACCAACCCACTATAC ATATTTGAAGGAGTTTAGGACCGAACAGTGCCCTCTCTTCTTGCAGCACAAGTGCACACAACATAGACCCTTTACATGTTTTCATTGGCATTTCCTCAACCAGAGGCGAAGACGACCGATTAGAAGAAGAGATGGAACTTTTAACTACAGCCCTGACGTTTATTGCACAAAATATGACGAGACTACGGGCATTTGCCCAGATGGAGAGGA CTGTCCTTACTTGCACCGGACCACTGGTGACACAGAGCGGAAGTACCATCTTCGCTATTACAAGACTGGTACCTGTATCCATGAAACTGATGCCCGCGGGCACTGCGTGAAGAACGGCCTACACTGCGCCTTTGCCCATGGCCCTCATGATCTCCGCCCCCCTGTCTACGATATCAG CTCTCTCACTGATCTTCTTCATGTGCACAGAGAGATCCAGGCACAGGAAGCCCTCCAGAATGGCCAGTTGGGATCTGGAGAGGGTATCCCTGATCTACAGCCTGGAGTACTGGCCAGCCAAGCCATGATAGAGAAGACTCTTACAGAGGACCCCCGGTGGCAGG ACACCAATTTTGTTTTAGCGAACTACAAAACAGAGCAGTGCACCAAGCCTCCACGACTATGCAGACAGGGCTATGCCTGCCCTCACTACCACAATAGTAGAGACAGAAGACGAAATCCACGCAAGTTCAAATACAG GTCAACTCCGTGTCCTAATGTGAAACATGGGGATGAGTGGGGAGAGCCATCGAAGTGTGACAGCGGAGACAGCTGTCAATACTGTCACTCACGCACTGAACAGCAGTTCCACCCAGAG ATCTACAAATCCACCAAATGCAATGACATGAGGCAAACTGGTTATTGTCCTAGAGGGCCCTTCTGTGCGTTTGCGCATGTAGAAA GAATTCCATCCACGGAAGAGACCATGAACTCGTTGCTAACAGCGATGCAGTCTGGCTCCCAGGCCAAGCTGGGGTCTCAGCAGTATTCAGAGTGTCCGGTCAGCGAGTGGGGCAGCAGTGCACACTCCATCAGCAGCATCAACAACGGCCAAGTGGGGAAT GTTTCATATTCTAATAGTCCGACTGTAACGCCATGCTCAGGAAGCAACAGTTCATTGTCCCCAATCGGACCCATCGGCAGGTCCAAATGCTTAACTAATGGTAGCTTATGTTCAGAGTCCACCACGTCAAGTGTGTCATCTCTGACGTCTAACTATCCCAAAGCGCCCGGCTTTGAACGCGAGGATCAG ATAAAGAACTATAAGGGACATAGTGATCAAAAGATGATGGACCAAGACAAGCAG ACACACAATAGTGTATTCTCTGGGATGAACCCTCTGGCATCCAGCATAACGTCCAGTATAGAATCTAGCCTGGCCTCCAGTATTGGATCGGATAGTTCCTCACCCACCACCTTATCAACAATGAATGCAAAAGCAACCCCATTCTATCCTGGGAGCAATACTGTGGAGTCAGTTATAG GTTCTGCTCTTGACCTGAATTTTTGTGACATCAATGTTGCCTCTCTTGATAAAGAGTTTGAGGAGCAAGAAAACAACAGTCTTGGTTTAA GTCAAAGGATGCTGGGAGGATCCGCTCCGGTCAACATTCCTGGCTCCCTTGCACGGTCTTCTTCGTTGAATTCCAACTCctcgctctctgcctcccctctgagctccctctcccagtccctgtcccaGTGCCTGTTGTCAGGAATGGCTCCACAGCAAACTCAGCCTCAGGGCCTGCTAACCAAACCTGAGCATGGCCTTCTGGGAACACCTACCTCCTCTCAGAACTCTCTGG GTTTGAATGGGGGAGCTAGCAGCATATGGGACTTTGTGAGTGGCaacttctcccccagcccatcACCAGTGTTCAGCAGCCTGGGATCCACCACTGTGAGCAGCAGCGCTGACCTGAACCGGCTCTTCAGGGAGCTGGATGAGGCAAAGAGGAAGATCAAGCAATGGGAAGACGCCTGGCACCAGGTCAAGCAG GCATGTGAGGCCTGGCAGAAAGACTCCCATGATGCAAAAGAACAAGCAAAGTCGGCCGAGGCGGAGCGGCAGCTGGCAGAGCAGGCGCGAGAGGACACGGAGCGCAAGCTGAAGGAGCTCCAGGGGGACTTTGACGTGCTGTGTCGCTCCCCTAGCACACCCCTGCTTAGAAGCTATGGGGACCTGGACCAGCTCCCTCTACCAAAGCTCCACTCCATCCAGAGCCAGCTGCGCACTGACCTAGACCTTATAGACGGG GTAATATATCAGCTTCAGTCAAAGAAATGTATAGTTTGCCAAACGCATGATCGTTGCATAGTCCTGCAGCCTTGCCAACATTATGTACTTTGTAAGAACTGTGCACCTAGTAAATCAGAATGTCCATACTGTAAGACAAAAATATTGAAGTGGTGA
- the LOC139564963 gene encoding putative E3 ubiquitin-protein ligase UNKL isoform X3 has protein sequence MPSVSKTAANASPQTEKPTHYTYLKEFRTEQCPLFLQHKCTQHRPFTCFHWHFLNQRRRRPIRRRDGTFNYSPDVYCTKYDETTGICPDGEDCPYLHRTTGDTERKYHLRYYKTGTCIHETDARGHCVKNGLHCAFAHGPHDLRPPVYDIREIQAQEALQNGQLGSGEGIPDLQPGVLASQAMIEKTLTEDPRWQDTNFVLANYKTEQCTKPPRLCRQGYACPHYHNSRDRRRNPRKFKYRSTPCPNVKHGDEWGEPSKCDSGDSCQYCHSRTEQQFHPEIYKSTKCNDMRQTGYCPRGPFCAFAHVERIPSTEETMNSLLTAMQSGSQAKLGSQQYSECPVSEWGSSAHSISSINNGQVGNVSYSNSPTVTPCSGSNSSLSPIGPIGRSKCLTNGSLCSESTTSSVSSLTSNYPKAPGFEREDQIKNYKGHSDQKMMDQDKQTHNSVFSGMNPLASSITSSIESSLASSIGSDSSSPTTLSTMNAKATPFYPGSNTVESVIGSALDLNFCDINVASLDKEFEEQENNSLGLSQRMLGGSAPVNIPGSLARSSSLNSNSSLSASPLSSLSQSLSQCLLSGMAPQQTQPQGLLTKPEHGLLGTPTSSQNSLGLNGGASSIWDFVSGNFSPSPSPVFSSLGSTTVSSSADLNRLFRELDEAKRKIKQWEDAWHQVKQACEAWQKDSHDAKEQAKSAEAERQLAEQAREDTERKLKELQGDFDVLCRSPSTPLLRSYGDLDQLPLPKLHSIQSQLRTDLDLIDGVIYQLQSKKCIVCQTHDRCIVLQPCQHYVLCKNCAPSKSECPYCKTKILKW, from the exons ATGCCGTCGGTTTCGAAAACGGCGGCGAACGCTTCTCCTCAAACGGAGAAACCAACCCACTATAC ATATTTGAAGGAGTTTAGGACCGAACAGTGCCCTCTCTTCTTGCAGCACAAGTGCACACAACATAGACCCTTTACATGTTTTCATTGGCATTTCCTCAACCAGAGGCGAAGACGACCGATTAGAAGAAGAGATGGAACTTTTAACTACAGCCCTGACGTTTATTGCACAAAATATGACGAGACTACGGGCATTTGCCCAGATGGAGAGGA CTGTCCTTACTTGCACCGGACCACTGGTGACACAGAGCGGAAGTACCATCTTCGCTATTACAAGACTGGTACCTGTATCCATGAAACTGATGCCCGCGGGCACTGCGTGAAGAACGGCCTACACTGCGCCTTTGCCCATGGCCCTCATGATCTCCGCCCCCCTGTCTACGATATCAG AGAGATCCAGGCACAGGAAGCCCTCCAGAATGGCCAGTTGGGATCTGGAGAGGGTATCCCTGATCTACAGCCTGGAGTACTGGCCAGCCAAGCCATGATAGAGAAGACTCTTACAGAGGACCCCCGGTGGCAGG ACACCAATTTTGTTTTAGCGAACTACAAAACAGAGCAGTGCACCAAGCCTCCACGACTATGCAGACAGGGCTATGCCTGCCCTCACTACCACAATAGTAGAGACAGAAGACGAAATCCACGCAAGTTCAAATACAG GTCAACTCCGTGTCCTAATGTGAAACATGGGGATGAGTGGGGAGAGCCATCGAAGTGTGACAGCGGAGACAGCTGTCAATACTGTCACTCACGCACTGAACAGCAGTTCCACCCAGAG ATCTACAAATCCACCAAATGCAATGACATGAGGCAAACTGGTTATTGTCCTAGAGGGCCCTTCTGTGCGTTTGCGCATGTAGAAA GAATTCCATCCACGGAAGAGACCATGAACTCGTTGCTAACAGCGATGCAGTCTGGCTCCCAGGCCAAGCTGGGGTCTCAGCAGTATTCAGAGTGTCCGGTCAGCGAGTGGGGCAGCAGTGCACACTCCATCAGCAGCATCAACAACGGCCAAGTGGGGAAT GTTTCATATTCTAATAGTCCGACTGTAACGCCATGCTCAGGAAGCAACAGTTCATTGTCCCCAATCGGACCCATCGGCAGGTCCAAATGCTTAACTAATGGTAGCTTATGTTCAGAGTCCACCACGTCAAGTGTGTCATCTCTGACGTCTAACTATCCCAAAGCGCCCGGCTTTGAACGCGAGGATCAG ATAAAGAACTATAAGGGACATAGTGATCAAAAGATGATGGACCAAGACAAGCAG ACACACAATAGTGTATTCTCTGGGATGAACCCTCTGGCATCCAGCATAACGTCCAGTATAGAATCTAGCCTGGCCTCCAGTATTGGATCGGATAGTTCCTCACCCACCACCTTATCAACAATGAATGCAAAAGCAACCCCATTCTATCCTGGGAGCAATACTGTGGAGTCAGTTATAG GTTCTGCTCTTGACCTGAATTTTTGTGACATCAATGTTGCCTCTCTTGATAAAGAGTTTGAGGAGCAAGAAAACAACAGTCTTGGTTTAA GTCAAAGGATGCTGGGAGGATCCGCTCCGGTCAACATTCCTGGCTCCCTTGCACGGTCTTCTTCGTTGAATTCCAACTCctcgctctctgcctcccctctgagctccctctcccagtccctgtcccaGTGCCTGTTGTCAGGAATGGCTCCACAGCAAACTCAGCCTCAGGGCCTGCTAACCAAACCTGAGCATGGCCTTCTGGGAACACCTACCTCCTCTCAGAACTCTCTGG GTTTGAATGGGGGAGCTAGCAGCATATGGGACTTTGTGAGTGGCaacttctcccccagcccatcACCAGTGTTCAGCAGCCTGGGATCCACCACTGTGAGCAGCAGCGCTGACCTGAACCGGCTCTTCAGGGAGCTGGATGAGGCAAAGAGGAAGATCAAGCAATGGGAAGACGCCTGGCACCAGGTCAAGCAG GCATGTGAGGCCTGGCAGAAAGACTCCCATGATGCAAAAGAACAAGCAAAGTCGGCCGAGGCGGAGCGGCAGCTGGCAGAGCAGGCGCGAGAGGACACGGAGCGCAAGCTGAAGGAGCTCCAGGGGGACTTTGACGTGCTGTGTCGCTCCCCTAGCACACCCCTGCTTAGAAGCTATGGGGACCTGGACCAGCTCCCTCTACCAAAGCTCCACTCCATCCAGAGCCAGCTGCGCACTGACCTAGACCTTATAGACGGG GTAATATATCAGCTTCAGTCAAAGAAATGTATAGTTTGCCAAACGCATGATCGTTGCATAGTCCTGCAGCCTTGCCAACATTATGTACTTTGTAAGAACTGTGCACCTAGTAAATCAGAATGTCCATACTGTAAGACAAAAATATTGAAGTGGTGA